The genomic DNA ACAATCAGAGCTTTTGAGACTTTAATGCATAAAAAAATACCAAAGGGCAATAAGCTTTACCTCTTCGGTATTTAAGACTCTACTTTGAATGAGATAATGATTTTTCAAGATGCTTAACAGTCGGTGTTAAATTAATAAAGAAATACGCTTCCCTGAGCCTTCTTGACGGATCGCTTTTTTGTAAATATGCGGCACTTCCGTAATGCAACATCGAAGCGTGGGCAGCCTTTAACGTTAAATATGCTGTATCTAAACGAAGCTTTAAAATATCATGCCAACACTCGGCAAGCTGCTTAAATTGAATAATACGATCATAACGTTCACGAAGCTGTTTAAATTCATACTCTAATTGTTCTGGCTGAATATTTAAGTATTGATTACTCCCACTTTGTTTGTTGCGGATTTTCTTTATAGATTGAATGGAGACTTCGATTCCACCGAAACCTAGTGGAATTTGATAAAGAACAAACAGCGGGCGAATCATTTCCACAAACTGATCAGCGTTTTCGGCAATCACCCATTGATTTGAAACAAAAACATCATGAAACACACACGTATATGTTGCACTTCCGTTCAAGCCAATATAGCACTTCTTCTCTTTTAAAGTGAGACCTTTATGATCACATGGAATAATAGCCATTATTCTCTGTTGTTCACTAACTGAAGCGATCATTCCAAACCAATGATCATCTCCTAAGTTTGACACAGCTGGCAGTTGACCTGAAACGACATACCCGCCTTTAGCACGCACTGCTTTTAAATGGAGAGGCTCAAGTCCGGCATAATATTTCATCGGATTGGACAAACCTGTTCCCCCGAGCAATTGCCCCGTTTCAAGTGATCGCAATAAAGTTTCTTTTAGAAATTGATCACCGCTCTTTTGCAAATATGTTAATGCCGCCAAATGGCACCATAAAGTAAAG from Bacillus aquiflavi includes the following:
- a CDS encoding acyl-CoA dehydrogenase family protein, giving the protein MLEDLIREKLKPIVKQIDLDGFYPKEYLISLGKAGLLQSDQLNDKEMIFHRLRLVEETAKVCMTTGFTLWCHLAALTYLQKSGDQFLKETLLRSLETGQLLGGTGLSNPMKYYAGLEPLHLKAVRAKGGYVVSGQLPAVSNLGDDHWFGMIASVSEQQRIMAIIPCDHKGLTLKEKKCYIGLNGSATYTCVFHDVFVSNQWVIAENADQFVEMIRPLFVLYQIPLGFGGIEVSIQSIKKIRNKQSGSNQYLNIQPEQLEYEFKQLRERYDRIIQFKQLAECWHDILKLRLDTAYLTLKAAHASMLHYGSAAYLQKSDPSRRLREAYFFINLTPTVKHLEKSLSHSK